In the genome of Mesosutterella faecium, the window TGTCCGAGGGATGAAGCCGCTCGCAGATCGACCTGAGCTCGCGGGCCGCCTCCGGCGTGACGGGAACCGCCTCGGAGCGCTCGGCGTCATCGTGCCCGCGCTGCCGGCCGCTTTTCTCCTCCTGCTCCTCGAGCTCGTCAAAAATCTGCTGCACCCGCGCGAGCGCGTTGCTCGCGTCGTCGGGATCGCGCATGGGGCTTGAGGGAGCCGCAGCCGCAGCGGCAGGCTCTTCTTTGTGCTGTTTTTTTTCTTCCTCGACCATGTCTGTGCGAGCTCCGCTCATTCCGGCACTCCGGTGTTGGTGAGCACGATTGTACCCGCAAGAGGCCCGCAGCACCGAACGGCGGCCCGGCTCCGCGGGCTTTCAGCGCGCGAGGTTTTCGCCGCCGGCCCGCAGGGGCGTGCGCTGCATGTAGTACTCGATGCGGGCGGCCTTGCGCCTGATGAACGCCGAGCCCCGGTGGAGCTGGTAGTAGCGCGGCCGCGGCAGGATCGCCGCGAGGAACGCCGCCTGGCCCTCGGTCAGGGCCGAGGCGCTGCAGCCGAAGTAGTACTTCGCGGCCGACTGCACGCCGAAGATCCCCTCGCCGAACTCGGCGGTGTTCAGATACACCTCGAGGATGCGGCTCTTGGGCCACAGGCGGTCGAGCGCGAGCGAGATCAGGATCTCCCGGGCCTTGCGGATGTAGCTGCGCTCGTGGGTGAGAAAGACGTTCTTCACCACCTGCTGCGTGATGGTGGAGGCGCCCCCGCCGCGCCCCTTTTCGAGGTGCTTTTCCATCTCGAGCTCGAGGGCGTCCCAGTCGACCCCGTCGTGGTGGAGGAACTTCTGGTCCTCGGAGGCGATGACCGCGCGCTTGATGTTCGGCCCCATGCGCGACAGCGGTATCCATTCATGCCGGAAGGGAATGCGCCGGCCCTCCGCGGCGATCCGCTCGCGCTCGAGCTTCATGTAGGGCGTCATCGTGGGATTGACCCAGCGGTAGGCGGCCGCCTCCCCCAGAATGAAGATGTGCCAGAGCAGCGCCGCGGCCGCAAGCGCGAGCAGCGCGTTCCTTGCGGGATGCCTCAGGAAGGCCCGCAGCGCCCCGGTCACGGCCGGGCTGCGGCCGCCGAGGCCGCGCGGTTTTCAAGCAGGCAGCGGATCTCGCCGTAGGTCGAGGCGGTGTCGGGCCTCACCCCGCGCCAGTCCGCGTAGCTCTCCGCGGCCTGCTCGATGAGCATGCCCAGCCCGTCGACCGCCTTTCGGGCGCCCGACTTCAGCGCGAGCTCCATGAAAGGCGTGGGCCGCGCCGCGTAGACGAGGTCGTAGGCGAGCGAGGCCTCGGCGAAGGCCGCCTTCGGCACCGGCGGGGCCAGGTTGGACAGGCTCGTCGAGGTGGCGTTGATGATGAGGTCGAAGTGCTCGGCCGCGGTCTCCTCGTAGGCGATGGCGTCAATCCCGAAGCTGCTCGCGAGCGCCTCGGCGCGCTCCATCGTGCGGTTGGCGACCGCGATCCACTTCGGGTTGAGCTCGAGCAGCGACGGCAGCAGCCCCCGCACGCCGCCCCCGGCCCCGAGCACGAGAATGCTCGAGCCTTCGATCGGAAAGCCGAAGCGGCCCGTCACGTCCGCGACGAACCCCGCGCCGTCCGTGTTGTCCCCCGTCACGCGGCTGCCGAAAATAAGGGTGTTGGCCGCGCCGCAGCCCCTCGCCCGCACGGTGAGCCGCTCGGCGTACTTGTACGCCTCCATCTTGAAGGGCAGCGTGATGTTGCAGCCCTTGTAGCCCTGCTCGATCAGCGAGTCGACGAAGTCGGAAAAGCCCCCGATCGGCACCTCGAGCTTCTCGTAAACGATGCTCTCGCCCAGGCTGCGGGCGAAGCTGCGGTGAATTTCCGGCGACAGGCTGTGCGCAATGGGATTGCCCAGCACTGCGTAGCGATCGGGCTTTTTCATGATCTCTCCTTGACCAGTACTCAGGACTCCTGCGCCGCTACCCTCCAGGGCGGCCCGCGGCGCCTCGTGCCGTTTTCCTCCCTTTCTATCACAAGAAGAGGCAGCGGGCCAGCCTCCCGGCGGCCGGGCGGGCTGCGCCGCAGGGGGCCTTTCAGGGCCGGGGGCCGGGCTGCGGCTGGGGATCGGCCTGCGCCGGCGCGTCCCCGGGCTCCTGCTCCTGCGGGACCTGCGGCTGCGGCAGCGGCTCCTGCTCGGGATCCTCCTCCGGGTCCCCGAGCTCCTCCCTGCCGCCGCGCACCTCGCGCAGCTTCACCTCGAGCACGAGGTCGACGTAGTCGAGCGCGATCACATCGAGCATCACCCGCTGGCCGCGCTCGAGCTCGGGCAGGCCCGGCACGCGCTGCATGAACGGCAGCCCGTCGATGCGCACGAGGTCGTCCTTCACCACCGCGGCCTCGATGCTGCGCAGCCCCTCCTGCTCGATCCAGCGCAGCGACCAGTACCGCTCCATGCGGATCTGGAAGGACTTGTAGCTCTCGTAGATCGTCTCGAAGGTCTCGACGATGGAGAAGAAGTCCGCGTCGTTGCGCTCATAGGGGGGCTTCTCGCCCATGACGACGGCGATGATCTGCTGCTGGTTCACGAGGTCGACGTAGCGCCTGAGCGGCGAGGTGCACCACGAGTAGCGCGCCACCCCCAGGCCGTCGTGGGGGCCGCCCGTGGTGCTCATGCGCACCCGGCCCATCCTCTGGCTGCGGTAGATGCCGGCCGTCTCGTGCTCCTCGAGCCAGGACCCCCAGGTGCTGTTGGCGAAGATCATCGACTCGCCCACGAGAAGATCGAGGGGTTCGCCGCGGCGGCGGCCCTTCACGTGGATCACCGCGTCCTCGCCCTCGCCCTCGAGGTCGAAGTACCAGTCAATCTTGCCGCGGGGCTCGGGCCGCCCGCGCACCTTCTCGCGCTCGGCCTGCAGGTGCCGCGCAAAGCGCCACAGGTACGTGATGTCGGAGGCGTGCGGGATGGTGAGGCTGCCCGACTCGATCGCCTCCTCGGTCACCTGCCCGTCCCACTGGTCGTAGCGCAGGTTCACGTCCATCCGCACCCGCTCCAGCCGCGTGTCGGTTGAAAGCACGCTGAAGGTCGCGTCATCGACCACCGCGTAAAGCGACAGGCACGGCGAGATCTTGCCCTCGTCGAGCGAGAAGGCCTTCACCCAGCTCTCGGGCAGCATCGTGGTCTTCAGCCCCGGAGCGTAGACCGTGGACATCCGGCCGCGCACGAACTGGTCCATCGCGTCGCCGCGCTTCATCCC includes:
- the mtgA gene encoding monofunctional biosynthetic peptidoglycan transglycosylase, translating into MTGALRAFLRHPARNALLALAAAALLWHIFILGEAAAYRWVNPTMTPYMKLERERIAAEGRRIPFRHEWIPLSRMGPNIKRAVIASEDQKFLHHDGVDWDALELEMEKHLEKGRGGGASTITQQVVKNVFLTHERSYIRKAREILISLALDRLWPKSRILEVYLNTAEFGEGIFGVQSAAKYYFGCSASALTEGQAAFLAAILPRPRYYQLHRGSAFIRRKAARIEYYMQRTPLRAGGENLAR
- the aroE gene encoding shikimate dehydrogenase; the protein is MKKPDRYAVLGNPIAHSLSPEIHRSFARSLGESIVYEKLEVPIGGFSDFVDSLIEQGYKGCNITLPFKMEAYKYAERLTVRARGCGAANTLIFGSRVTGDNTDGAGFVADVTGRFGFPIEGSSILVLGAGGGVRGLLPSLLELNPKWIAVANRTMERAEALASSFGIDAIAYEETAAEHFDLIINATSTSLSNLAPPVPKAAFAEASLAYDLVYAARPTPFMELALKSGARKAVDGLGMLIEQAAESYADWRGVRPDTASTYGEIRCLLENRAASAAAARP
- a CDS encoding ribonuclease catalytic domain-containing protein, coding for MTNLFFDDNGSFKAGAVLSADKNTYQVELPTGRRTKVKQAKTYFEFASPAPAQFMEQAQAKASELDPSFLWEVAPQEEFAYEDLAREYYGGEPSPVERGALLLALFNNPVYFYRKGRGRFRPAPEETLKRALEALERRRRQEERRREITAELVAGRVPPEIAADPVGLLVHPDKNSIEWKALCDAAAETRRTPLKLLLSVKAIGSPWQWHVRSFYEENFPEGAGFPDDLPQPPHNDWAELPLSDAAPFSIDDSSTTEIDDATSVTPLGNGRTRIGIHIAAPSLGMKRGDAMDQFVRGRMSTVYAPGLKTTMLPESWVKAFSLDEGKISPCLSLYAVVDDATFSVLSTDTRLERVRMDVNLRYDQWDGQVTEEAIESGSLTIPHASDITYLWRFARHLQAEREKVRGRPEPRGKIDWYFDLEGEGEDAVIHVKGRRRGEPLDLLVGESMIFANSTWGSWLEEHETAGIYRSQRMGRVRMSTTGGPHDGLGVARYSWCTSPLRRYVDLVNQQQIIAVVMGEKPPYERNDADFFSIVETFETIYESYKSFQIRMERYWSLRWIEQEGLRSIEAAVVKDDLVRIDGLPFMQRVPGLPELERGQRVMLDVIALDYVDLVLEVKLREVRGGREELGDPEEDPEQEPLPQPQVPQEQEPGDAPAQADPQPQPGPRP